Below is a window of Picosynechococcus sp. PCC 7002 DNA.
ATTAAACAATCCCCTGCCGGATCTCGAAGGCACAAACCTCACCAGCGCTAAGGATCTTGCCCATCTCCTGGCCCGCGTTAACCAAGGCGAAATCTTGTCTGTCCGCTCCCGCGATCGCCTGTTTCGGATCATGGGAGACACGAGTAATGATCGCCTTTTACCCCAGAGTTTGGGCCAGGGAGCCGACATCGTCCATAAAACCGGAGACATCGGCAGTATCATCGGCGATGCGGGAATTGTTGATCTGCCCAATGGCAAGCGTTACGTTGCTGCAATTTTTGTCGAGCGTCCCTACAACGACCCCAAGGGTAAAGAACTACTCCACAAAATTAGTCGTCAATTCTATGACCACATGGCTAAAAAAGAGATTATCCAAGCGCCTAGCCAACCAGCCGCCCCAGAGACAGCCCCAGCCCCAACGCCTTAACTGCGGATCTGCACGGGCATAATCAAATAAGTCATTTGCACTGCACCCAGGGGCGTAAAAATGACTGGCTGGTTATTCTCATTCAACTGCATCTTGATCTCATTACTCGGTAAAGCCTTCAGACCATCGATGAGATACCTCACGTTAAAAGCGATCTCTAGGTCTGTCCCTGAAACCTGGGCGGGCAACGCTTCTTCACCACTGCCCACATCCTGGGCTTCCACAGCGAGGTGAAGTTTTTGTTCGGCGCTGTTGAGGCGGAATTTGACAATATTATTTTTTTGATCGGCCAGAACCGCCACCCGTTCAATGCTGCTAATCAAAGCCCGTCGCTCTAGGGTGACATCGCGGCTAAACTGGCGGGGGATTAACTGGTGGTAAGCGGGGTAGGCACCGTCTAGTTTACGGCTGGTGAGGTGCTGGTGATTGACTTCAAAAATGACTTGGCTATCGTCTAAATGCAAGGCAATCAAATCCGCTTCATTGGCGGTGGTCAACATTCGTTCTAGTTCTCGGAGCGCCCGGGCGGGGATGGTTAAAGCAAAATCTTCCAGGGTTGAGGTGGGAAGTTTACCGGTTTCGCTGGATTCTGGCTCTGGACTGACCTGATCACTGGTTTCAACGAGAGCAAGACGGTGGCCATCGGTCGCGGCAAACTCAAGGCAATCCTGGTGATGGGTGAGATGGACGCCCGTGAGAACTTGCTTGGTTTCATCGGGGCTTGCAGCGAATAGTACACCTCCTAGGCCTTCACTCAAGGCGATCGCCGGCAACATTAATTTTTTACCGTCCTGGATCGTTGGTAATTCTGGGAATTCCTCGGCCCCCATGCCTCGAATCTGAAACCGTCCCGTCGCAGCAGTTAGGGTCGCCTGGGCATCACCTTTCATCAAAGTATCCGACGGGCAACTCAAGGTCACTTCCCCCTCAGGCAGACGCGACACAATATCATTGAGCAACTTTGCTGGCAGGGTTAGGGTGCCCCCTTCGATAACTTGGGCCGGAAAACTCGTGCGAATGCCGAGGCTGAGATCAAAAGCGGTGAGTTGAATCTGATGGCGGTTCGCATCCGCAGTCAACAGCACATTTCCCAAAATAGGGTGGGTAGGCCGCGAGGGCACCGCCCGACCGACGAGGGACAGTTGGCTATTTAGATCACTTTGACTGCAAACAAACTTCATGGCTTTTTCCGGAGATCTCCAAGCAGAGCAGATAGATTCTACTACAACATCCCCTAGCCGGCGGGATTTTTTCTGGGGCGGCGATGGCGCAATACCCGATCTAAAATAAACCGACCCACCAGGTTTCCTACGGTACAATGGGGAGCAGTAGGGACTTTTTATTTTTCGAATTTAATCCTGCGCTAATCTCCATCGGTGAATGCCAATCACTGCCAAGAAAAGCAAAGAGTTTCGTTCCTACGCCAGTGGCTGTTGTCCTTTCTTTTTGCTGAGCTTAAGCAAACATTGCAACATTCGTCACTGGAGCCCTTAATTAAAAAAGATAGCAAGATAAAACGAGGATTCATGACAAATATTCATCAAAAAATTGAACAAGAACGTGATGCGGCTCGGGAAGCTTGTAGTACTGACTCCACTTCCGCTGAATGTGCAGCTGCTTGGGACGCCGTTGAAGAACTCCAGGCGGAAGCCGCCCACCAACGGGAAAAAGAGCCGGAAAAAAGTCCCCTAGAAAAGTTTTGTGATGATAACCCCGACGCGGATGAATGCCGTCTCTACGAAGACTAATTTTGTCGGCGATCGCCTTTATTTTTGTAAAAAAAATTAGTTGATGCGCTTTTGGTCATTGATCTTGGCTTCGGTAAGGTCAAAAAACGTGCTAGAGGCTAATCCCCAAAGCAGTGGTTTCTCTCCGTAGTGCCACTGCTTTGACTTGTGTATACTGTGAAAAATCAATCTTAATTTGTCTCAAACCCCACATAAACCATGGATGAAACGTTACTACAGCAATTGGCCTGGATGGACTACCGTTTGGCGGTCATTTTTACGGTGATGGTGCCGATTGCACTGTTGATCTGGAGTTTCGTCGCGAAGGTGGAATCGATGCAGCGGCTCCTGGGCATTTACTGGAAAGTGGCCAGCTTGTTAATGGTGACGGTGTATCTGTTGATTCCCAGTTGGTCAGTGGGCTATCTGACAGGGCTGTTGTCACGGATTTTGATTCCCATTGGATTGTGGTTTTGGATTGATCTCAATGAAGAAATTCGCGATCAGCCGGGTAGTCGTCTAAAACTCGCGTTTACGGCTTGGCGTTGGGCGGTGACAGTTTACTGCGCGCTCGGGGCGATCGCCAACTTACCATTTTTGGGCTGTGCCTTTTCCACGGCGATGCGCCAAGGGGCCTATTGCCAAGTGTGGCTAGAAGCACCCAGCCGTTACCAACAAATTTTGCACGCCAACTCGACACCCGGTTTTCTCGGCTTCTTAGGAATTGTCGGCCTGGTGATTTATGTCGTGTATTTGCTGACGTTTTTGGTGTTCCGTTTGGGACGTCAGGGCCGCATTGCCATCGAAGAATAATGGAAAAAACCCCGTAAAAAACTTTTTTTGAGAAAAATCTAGGCTTAGGGGTTGCCAATTTAAAATTGCTTTGCTAAATTAGAACTTGTGCGCAAAACGCCAGGATAGCTCAGTTGGTAGAGCAGAGGACTGAAAATCCTCGTGTCGGCGGTTCAATTCCGCCTCCCGGCACTGCATAAAGAGAGTTCACCTCGGTGGGCTCTTTTTTTGTTTGAAAAATATTTTTAGAATCAAGTTGTTTCCGCTACAAAGAAACCCAACCGGGCTAGGCTGGGTTTGAATGCAGATTGTATTTTTAGGGAATTTGTATGGGCGTACTTATGATCCTGGGGCTTTTGCTCCTAATTCTCCTCGGCGGGCTAATCTTGGGTTTGGGCAATGATTAGGCGGGGACTTCCACCTTTGCTTCACCACCGAGGGCAAAGGCTTCATGGACGAGTTTCAGAGCGGCTTGGCCTTGGGTTTCCGGGACAACGCAGCTAATTTTAATTTCAGAAGTGGTAATCATCTGAATATTGATTTTTGCCGTGGCAAGGGCTTGGAAGAAGCGAGCTGCAACCCCCGGTGCACCAATCATCCCAGAACCGACAATACTGACTTTGGCGATCGCCGGATCTACTTCGATTTCCCCAAAATTTAGCTGTTCTGCCATGCTAGAGAGGGCGAGGCGAGCCGCTTCAGCATCCCCTTGGGCAACGGTAAAGGCAATGTCACGGGTCTTTACCCCGTTGAGCACACGACACCGTTGGGACTGGATAATCATATCGACGCTGATGTTTTGGTGGGCCAACAGCGAAAAAATTTGGGCAGCCATACCAGGACTATCCGGCACGTGACGAATGGCCAGTTGCGCTTGTTTGAGGTCAAGGGCGACACCCCGGACGGGGGGGTGATCTTCGGGATTGAGAGCCGCTGGGGTCGCATTCATCGGGGAAGAGGCAATGTCAAAAACATCGCAGAGGGTGGCGATCGCCCGGTCACAATCCGTCTGCTGGATGACGCAGCTCACCTTCACTTCCGAAGTGGAAATCATCTCGATATTAATCCCTGCATCGGCCAGGCTTTGGAACATGGTGGCGGCAATCCCGGGACGGCCGATCATCCCAGCCCCAGAGATGGTGATTTTGGCAATGTCATTGGCGCTCATCACCGCAACGTCGCTTAAATCTTGGTCTGTGCCAGCGCAGAGGGTGGGGGCAATGGCTTCGGCGATCGCCTGGGCCTGGGTGGCGGCATTTTCGGTCACGGTAAAGGCAATGTCATTACTGTTGCCATCGTGGATCGACTGGATAATTAAATCCACATCGACATTGTGGGTGGCGATTTCTCCAAATAATTTGGCAGCGACGCCGGGGCGATCAGGGATGTGCAGCATCGCAATGCGGGCCTGGTTAGTATCAAACTCCACCGCATCGACGGCTTTGGCAATTTCGAGGTTAATCAAGGGGCGATCGCTCACCGGGGCAGAGGTCACCCAAGTCCCCGGATCCTCAGTCCAACTGGAACGTACCACCAAAGGCACCCCATAATTTTTCGCAATTTCGACAGCGCGGGGATGAAGCACCTTCGCCCCTAAACTGGCAAGCTCTAGCATTTCATCGGACGTGACTTCGGCCATCAGTTGCGCTTCGGGGACAATACGCGGGTCAGTGGTTAAAATCCCCGGCACATCGGTATAAATTTCACAACAGGAGGCCTTGAGAGCAGCGGCGATCGCCACCGCAGAAGTATCCGATCCGCCCCGACCCAGGGTAGTAATTTCTAGATCTTCGGTTTTGGAAATGCCCTGGAAACCCGCCACGACGATCACCTCTCCCTTTTGCAGGTGCCGTTGGAGGCGGTCGGTTTTAATTTCGAGGATGCGGGCGCGGCTATGTTCCGCTTCAGTAACAATTCCCACCTGGGCACCAGTGAGAGAAATTGCCGGTTGTCCCAGTTCCTGGAGGGCCATACTGAGCAGAGAAATCGAGACCTGTTCCCCCGTAGAGAGGAGCATATCCATTTCCCGTCGGTTGGGATTGGTGCTGATTTCGTGGGCCAATTTCACCAAACCATCGGTGGTTTTTCCCATGGCAGAGACCACCACGACAATTTGATTGCCCGCTTGGGCCCGTTGCTGTACCCGTTTGGCCACCGCTTGAATTCTTTCTACCGAGCCGACGGAGGTACCGCCATATTTTTGAACGATCATTGCCATGGAACCTGCCTCACTCTCCCGAACTTAAAACACAATTCGCTTTC
It encodes the following:
- the dnaN gene encoding DNA polymerase III subunit beta; translation: MKFVCSQSDLNSQLSLVGRAVPSRPTHPILGNVLLTADANRHQIQLTAFDLSLGIRTSFPAQVIEGGTLTLPAKLLNDIVSRLPEGEVTLSCPSDTLMKGDAQATLTAATGRFQIRGMGAEEFPELPTIQDGKKLMLPAIALSEGLGGVLFAASPDETKQVLTGVHLTHHQDCLEFAATDGHRLALVETSDQVSPEPESSETGKLPTSTLEDFALTIPARALRELERMLTTANEADLIALHLDDSQVIFEVNHQHLTSRKLDGAYPAYHQLIPRQFSRDVTLERRALISSIERVAVLADQKNNIVKFRLNSAEQKLHLAVEAQDVGSGEEALPAQVSGTDLEIAFNVRYLIDGLKALPSNEIKMQLNENNQPVIFTPLGAVQMTYLIMPVQIRS
- a CDS encoding Calvin cycle protein CP12; translation: MTNIHQKIEQERDAAREACSTDSTSAECAAAWDAVEELQAEAAHQREKEPEKSPLEKFCDDNPDADECRLYED
- a CDS encoding DUF3177 family protein, which translates into the protein MDETLLQQLAWMDYRLAVIFTVMVPIALLIWSFVAKVESMQRLLGIYWKVASLLMVTVYLLIPSWSVGYLTGLLSRILIPIGLWFWIDLNEEIRDQPGSRLKLAFTAWRWAVTVYCALGAIANLPFLGCAFSTAMRQGAYCQVWLEAPSRYQQILHANSTPGFLGFLGIVGLVIYVVYLLTFLVFRLGRQGRIAIEE
- a CDS encoding aspartate kinase, giving the protein MAMIVQKYGGTSVGSVERIQAVAKRVQQRAQAGNQIVVVVSAMGKTTDGLVKLAHEISTNPNRREMDMLLSTGEQVSISLLSMALQELGQPAISLTGAQVGIVTEAEHSRARILEIKTDRLQRHLQKGEVIVVAGFQGISKTEDLEITTLGRGGSDTSAVAIAAALKASCCEIYTDVPGILTTDPRIVPEAQLMAEVTSDEMLELASLGAKVLHPRAVEIAKNYGVPLVVRSSWTEDPGTWVTSAPVSDRPLINLEIAKAVDAVEFDTNQARIAMLHIPDRPGVAAKLFGEIATHNVDVDLIIQSIHDGNSNDIAFTVTENAATQAQAIAEAIAPTLCAGTDQDLSDVAVMSANDIAKITISGAGMIGRPGIAATMFQSLADAGINIEMISTSEVKVSCVIQQTDCDRAIATLCDVFDIASSPMNATPAALNPEDHPPVRGVALDLKQAQLAIRHVPDSPGMAAQIFSLLAHQNISVDMIIQSQRCRVLNGVKTRDIAFTVAQGDAEAARLALSSMAEQLNFGEIEVDPAIAKVSIVGSGMIGAPGVAARFFQALATAKINIQMITTSEIKISCVVPETQGQAALKLVHEAFALGGEAKVEVPA